One genomic window of Caminibacter pacificus includes the following:
- a CDS encoding 7-carboxy-7-deazaguanine synthase QueE produces the protein MKKIPISEIFYSIQGEGKYCGTPSVFVRVGGCNLRCPGFGDKGCDSYYAVDKRYQKEWELKSIEDIKTEIKKYLKFDPHLVITGGEPTLYFKELYPLIEWFEGQITIETNATIDIDFEKFPAYKKVAFAMSVKLSNSGEEYNKRVKKNVIKSYAKNAKKSFFKFVIDKDLKKEIEDITKNINLSIYCMPLGATKEELEKNAPFVFEFCLKNGYRYSDRIHIRLFGKKKGV, from the coding sequence GTGAAAAAAATACCGATAAGCGAGATTTTTTATTCGATTCAGGGTGAGGGCAAATACTGCGGAACGCCGAGTGTTTTTGTAAGAGTCGGCGGGTGCAATCTGAGATGTCCCGGGTTTGGAGATAAGGGGTGTGATAGTTATTATGCTGTGGATAAAAGGTATCAAAAAGAGTGGGAATTAAAAAGTATCGAAGATATAAAAACTGAAATAAAAAAATACCTGAAATTCGACCCTCATCTTGTGATTACGGGTGGGGAGCCTACTCTTTATTTTAAAGAGCTTTATCCTTTAATCGAGTGGTTTGAGGGGCAAATAACGATAGAAACAAACGCGACTATCGATATAGATTTTGAAAAATTTCCGGCTTATAAAAAAGTCGCTTTTGCCATGAGCGTAAAACTATCCAATAGCGGCGAAGAGTATAATAAAAGAGTCAAAAAAAACGTCATAAAATCATACGCTAAAAACGCAAAAAAAAGCTTTTTTAAATTCGTAATCGACAAAGACTTGAAAAAAGAAATCGAAGATATTACAAAAAATATCAACCTTTCTATCTATTGTATGCCTCTTGGCGCTACAAAAGAGGAGCTTGAAAAAAACGCACCTTTCGTTTTTGAATTTTGCCTCAAAAACGGCTACAGATATAGCGATAGAATCCACATAAGGCTTTTTGGGAAGAAAAAAGGGGTTTGA
- a CDS encoding fumarylacetoacetate hydrolase family protein, whose amino-acid sequence MNANKIVCVGRNYVEHIKELNNEMPSEPVYFMKPFSSVSEDIVLPGYSPMHYEGEICFLIGDRLKVGFGFDFTLREIQSELKKKGLPWERAKAFKGAAVFSDFVEFENIEDLGLEVYKNDELIQKADVSLMMFKPWELFEDIDKIFGLNTGDIVMTGTPKGVGLVEEGDEFEGRILEKGRVIVSKKWKVKK is encoded by the coding sequence ATGAATGCGAATAAAATAGTCTGTGTCGGAAGAAATTACGTAGAGCATATTAAAGAATTAAACAACGAAATGCCAAGCGAGCCGGTATATTTTATGAAGCCTTTTAGCAGTGTGAGTGAGGATATCGTACTTCCTGGGTATTCTCCTATGCATTATGAGGGTGAGATTTGTTTTTTGATAGGGGATAGGTTAAAAGTCGGTTTCGGGTTTGATTTTACGCTTCGTGAAATACAAAGCGAGCTAAAGAAAAAAGGACTTCCTTGGGAGAGGGCAAAAGCTTTTAAGGGAGCTGCTGTTTTTAGCGATTTTGTGGAATTTGAAAATATAGAAGATTTGGGACTTGAAGTTTATAAAAACGATGAGCTTATTCAAAAAGCAGACGTTTCTTTGATGATGTTTAAACCTTGGGAGTTGTTCGAAGATATCGATAAGATTTTCGGTTTAAACACAGGAGATATCGTAATGACCGGCACTCCTAAAGGTGTCGGGCTTGTGGAAGAGGGTGATGAATTCGAGGGTAGGATTTTGGAAAAAGGCAGGGTGATAGTCTCTAAAAAATGGAAAGTCAAAAAGTGA
- a CDS encoding flavin reductase family protein produces MQIIDFNEIESKERYKLMAGNIIPRPVAWIVTENNGIINVAPFSYFTGVSSKPPLLMVSIGRKKPTIDEPKDTFKNIKETKKASVCLVPIEMYETMDKTGEVLPSNISEAEKFGIELERIDENFPPIVKGCKRAFLCELYGTFENEEMATIPFFLKIEKMIIDGDFEPVARVGKGYARLCDIEDKK; encoded by the coding sequence GTGCAAATTATCGACTTTAACGAAATTGAAAGCAAAGAACGCTATAAACTTATGGCCGGCAATATAATCCCGCGCCCGGTTGCTTGGATTGTGACTGAGAATAATGGAATTATTAACGTTGCGCCTTTTAGTTATTTTACGGGAGTGTCTTCAAAACCTCCTCTTTTAATGGTAAGCATAGGGCGCAAAAAACCTACGATCGACGAGCCAAAAGATACTTTTAAAAACATAAAAGAGACAAAAAAAGCAAGCGTTTGTCTTGTACCTATCGAGATGTATGAGACTATGGATAAAACGGGAGAAGTATTGCCTTCAAACATCAGCGAAGCGGAAAAATTCGGTATCGAGCTTGAGAGAATCGACGAAAATTTCCCGCCTATCGTAAAGGGCTGTAAAAGAGCTTTTTTGTGCGAACTTTACGGAACGTTTGAAAATGAAGAGATGGCGACGATTCCTTTCTTTTTGAAAATAGAAAAAATGATAATTGACGGGGATTTCGAGCCTGTTGCGAGAGTCGGCAAAGGATACGCAAGGCTTTGCGATATTGAGGATAAAAAATGA
- a CDS encoding secondary thiamine-phosphate synthase enzyme YjbQ — translation MIFRQKEIIVKAPKRGFFLITDKILSSIDISDINTGMMNLFLKHTSASLTINENASPDVRVDMEMISSKLVPDGYDYNHSLEGPDDMPAHFKSSMFGVSLNIPITNGMLNLGTWQGIYLNEHRDYPTNRKIVISVWGV, via the coding sequence ATGATTTTCAGACAAAAAGAGATTATTGTAAAAGCTCCCAAAAGGGGCTTTTTTTTGATTACCGATAAAATTTTAAGCTCAATTGATATTAGCGATATCAATACGGGAATGATGAATCTTTTTTTAAAACACACTTCGGCATCTTTAACGATAAACGAAAACGCTTCTCCTGATGTTAGAGTGGATATGGAAATGATTTCGAGTAAATTGGTACCCGACGGGTATGACTATAATCACTCCTTAGAAGGTCCTGACGATATGCCCGCACACTTTAAGTCTTCGATGTTCGGAGTTAGTCTTAATATTCCTATTACAAACGGAATGTTGAATTTAGGAACATGGCAGGGGATATATCTAAACGAGCACAGAGATTATCCCACAAACAGAAAAATTGTAATTTCCGTTTGGGGAGTTTAG
- a CDS encoding ribonucleotide-diphosphate reductase subunit beta, translating into MQIKKLFNYNCPVHKGSTTSIINGCTEGIINLNKLSYPWAYNLWEMMLANTWFPREVDLTEDARQYRNLLPAEKRMYDKALSQLIFMDSIQTNNTPDHVNPWITAPEVNMCLVRQAFEEALHSQSYAVMVDSISLNTDEIYEMWRADENLRKKNEFIGNVYEEWGAKALNGDDEAKIYMIVANQALEGIYFYNGFAAFYVLARAGKMIGSAQMIRFIQRDEVTHTLLFANIFKEIKKEYPDLFTPEVIRNIKDMLYAAYELERDWGWYITQDQILGMSKELIDRFTKYLANKRAQAMGLELLFPDVGLKNPISWFDSFSSFNDQKTNFFEGNVVNYSKGSLSFDDF; encoded by the coding sequence ATGCAAATAAAAAAACTTTTCAATTACAATTGTCCCGTGCATAAAGGAAGTACGACTTCTATTATTAACGGATGTACCGAAGGGATTATTAACCTAAACAAACTAAGTTATCCGTGGGCTTATAATCTATGGGAGATGATGCTTGCGAATACTTGGTTTCCAAGAGAAGTGGATTTAACGGAGGATGCAAGACAATATAGAAATCTATTGCCTGCTGAAAAAAGAATGTACGATAAAGCGCTCTCTCAGCTTATTTTTATGGATTCTATCCAAACAAACAACACTCCCGACCATGTAAACCCTTGGATTACTGCGCCTGAGGTTAATATGTGTTTGGTAAGACAAGCGTTTGAAGAAGCTCTTCATAGTCAAAGTTATGCGGTTATGGTAGATAGTATTTCTTTAAATACCGATGAAATTTACGAAATGTGGAGAGCTGATGAAAACCTAAGAAAGAAAAACGAATTCATCGGAAATGTATATGAAGAGTGGGGTGCTAAAGCTTTAAACGGAGATGACGAAGCGAAAATTTATATGATAGTGGCGAATCAAGCGCTTGAGGGAATCTATTTTTATAATGGATTTGCGGCATTTTACGTTCTTGCTCGTGCCGGGAAAATGATAGGTAGCGCTCAGATGATTAGATTTATCCAAAGAGACGAGGTAACTCATACGCTATTATTCGCAAATATTTTTAAAGAGATTAAAAAAGAGTATCCTGACCTTTTCACTCCTGAAGTTATCAGAAACATAAAAGATATGCTTTATGCTGCATATGAGCTTGAAAGAGATTGGGGATGGTATATTACTCAAGACCAGATTTTGGGAATGAGTAAGGAACTTATCGATAGATTTACAAAATATCTTGCAAATAAAAGAGCTCAAGCTATGGGGCTTGAGCTTTTATTTCCTGATGTCGGTCTTAAAAATCCTATTAGCTGGTTTGATAGTTTTAGCTCGTTTAACGACCAAAAAACAAACTTTTTTGAAGGAAATGTAGTTAATTACAGCAAAGGTAGCTTAAGTTTTGACGATTTTTAA
- a CDS encoding ribonucleoside-diphosphate reductase subunit alpha, with product MTVIKRNGRREPLDISKIRKYTQAACEGLEGVDFAELELDAKLQFRDGITTEEIQQTLIKTAVDKIDIDRPNWNYVAARLFLYDLYHRVTGFTGYNHLRDYFKKGEEAGRILPGLKEKYDLDDLNDYLKPERDLQFTYLGIKTLYDRYIIKDKQGHPIELPQQLFMGVAMFLAQNETNPESIPQEDKDKVDLNDPKSIRGYWAKKFYDVISKFEVMVATPTLSNARTTRHQLSSCYVGSMNDNIEGIFDDYKEMALLSKFGGGIGWDFSKIRALGSFIDNHKNAAGGVIPWLKITNDIAIAVDQLGTRKGAIAVYLEPWHMDILDFLDLKKNSGEERRRAHDLFPALWIPDLFMKRVMEDGLWTLFDPYETKDLTDLYGEEFEKRYIEYENDPNISKETIRAKELWKKILLEYYETGNPFLCFKDNANKRNQNDHAGIIRSSNLCTEIFQNTEPNHYKVKVTFEDESFVTYEEEEDVEVISGGVKVTKKAKKITSLDEIDGKKVYIVEKVSVGGKTAVCNLASINLSKVNTPEKIAKVVPIAIRMLDNVIDLNYYPVRKTKDTNLRNRAIGLGAMGEAQMLAEKQIFWGSEEHLRVIDEIFEGISYHAINASCDLAKEKGVYPEFEGSRWSKGILPIDTANEEAKKLVERDLFSAMQYDWEGLRKKVKEGIRNGYLMAIAPTSSISILTGTTQTIEPVYKRKWFEENLSGLIPVVVPNLSADTYMFYTPAYELDQRVLVKAAAIRQKWIDQGQSLNIFITTDKASGKYLHEIYTLGWKLGLKSFYYLRSQSPEVNEEVMDRSVECFGCQ from the coding sequence ATTACAGTTATAAAAAGAAACGGAAGACGCGAACCGCTTGATATTTCAAAAATCAGAAAATACACTCAAGCGGCTTGTGAAGGACTTGAGGGGGTCGATTTTGCAGAGTTAGAGCTCGATGCCAAGCTACAATTCAGAGACGGAATCACTACTGAGGAGATTCAACAAACCTTAATCAAAACCGCCGTAGATAAAATAGATATCGACAGACCGAATTGGAACTACGTAGCAGCAAGGCTGTTTTTATACGATTTGTACCATAGAGTAACCGGATTTACGGGATATAATCATCTAAGAGACTATTTCAAAAAGGGTGAAGAGGCAGGCAGAATTTTACCCGGATTGAAAGAAAAATACGACCTTGACGATTTAAACGATTACCTAAAACCCGAAAGAGACCTTCAATTTACATATCTCGGAATAAAAACGCTTTATGACAGATATATAATCAAAGACAAACAAGGACATCCTATAGAGCTTCCGCAGCAGCTTTTTATGGGTGTTGCTATGTTTTTGGCTCAGAATGAAACGAATCCCGAGAGTATTCCTCAAGAAGACAAAGACAAAGTCGATTTGAACGACCCGAAATCGATTAGAGGATATTGGGCTAAGAAATTTTACGACGTTATTTCTAAATTCGAAGTTATGGTGGCAACTCCTACTCTTAGCAACGCAAGAACCACACGCCATCAATTAAGCAGCTGTTATGTCGGAAGTATGAACGACAATATCGAAGGGATTTTTGACGATTATAAAGAGATGGCTCTTTTATCCAAATTCGGAGGAGGAATCGGTTGGGACTTTTCAAAAATAAGAGCGCTCGGTAGTTTTATCGACAATCACAAAAACGCGGCCGGAGGGGTTATTCCTTGGCTTAAAATCACAAACGACATTGCTATTGCCGTAGACCAGCTCGGTACGAGAAAAGGTGCTATTGCGGTATATTTAGAGCCTTGGCATATGGATATTTTGGACTTTTTGGATTTGAAAAAAAACAGCGGTGAAGAGAGAAGAAGAGCGCACGACCTTTTCCCGGCGCTCTGGATTCCGGATTTGTTTATGAAAAGAGTAATGGAAGACGGGCTTTGGACTCTTTTTGACCCGTACGAAACGAAAGATTTGACCGACCTTTACGGAGAAGAGTTCGAAAAAAGATATATCGAATACGAAAACGACCCGAATATCTCTAAAGAGACGATTAGAGCAAAAGAGCTTTGGAAAAAAATCCTGCTTGAATATTACGAAACGGGAAATCCTTTTCTTTGTTTTAAAGATAACGCAAACAAAAGAAACCAAAACGACCATGCCGGAATTATCAGAAGCAGTAACTTATGTACGGAGATTTTTCAAAATACGGAGCCGAATCACTATAAAGTAAAAGTGACTTTTGAAGACGAAAGCTTCGTAACATACGAAGAAGAAGAGGATGTGGAAGTTATAAGCGGCGGTGTTAAAGTAACTAAAAAAGCTAAAAAAATCACTTCTCTTGACGAAATTGACGGCAAAAAAGTATATATCGTAGAAAAAGTATCGGTCGGCGGTAAAACGGCTGTTTGTAACCTTGCGAGTATTAATCTTAGCAAAGTAAATACTCCTGAGAAAATTGCTAAGGTTGTGCCTATCGCTATTAGAATGCTTGATAACGTAATCGATTTGAACTACTATCCGGTTAGAAAAACGAAAGATACCAACTTAAGAAATAGAGCGATCGGGCTTGGTGCTATGGGTGAAGCTCAAATGCTTGCGGAAAAACAGATTTTTTGGGGAAGTGAAGAGCATTTAAGAGTGATTGACGAAATTTTTGAGGGTATCAGCTATCATGCTATCAACGCAAGCTGCGATTTGGCTAAAGAAAAAGGCGTTTATCCTGAATTTGAGGGTAGTAGATGGAGTAAAGGTATTTTACCTATCGATACGGCGAATGAAGAAGCTAAAAAACTCGTCGAAAGAGACCTCTTTAGCGCAATGCAATATGATTGGGAAGGTCTAAGAAAAAAAGTAAAAGAAGGTATAAGAAACGGATATTTAATGGCAATCGCGCCGACAAGTTCCATTTCTATTTTAACGGGTACCACTCAAACTATCGAGCCGGTTTATAAAAGAAAATGGTTCGAAGAAAATCTTAGCGGTCTTATTCCTGTGGTGGTTCCGAATCTTAGTGCCGATACGTATATGTTCTATACTCCTGCGTACGAGCTTGACCAAAGAGTTCTTGTAAAAGCGGCGGCTATCAGACAAAAATGGATAGACCAAGGGCAAAGTTTGAATATTTTCATTACTACCGACAAAGCGAGCGGAAAATATCTGCATGAAATCTATACTCTCGGATGGAAATTGGGACTAAAAAGTTTTTATTATCTAAGAAGTCAATCTCCGGAAGTAAATGAAGAAGTAATGGATAGATCGGTTGAGTGTTTCGGATGTCAGTAA
- the feoB gene encoding ferrous iron transport protein B, translating into MKEIKIALVGQPNVGKSHLINSISGATLHVGNFSGVTVEKKEVEFERGGVKLKLIDLPGTYSFHAYTPEEEVTKKFLLNEEYDLILNVVDSNQLEKNLTFTWQLADLQKPMVVAFNMYDEFARGGGEIDTDRFYKLTNIMAQNVSAKENFGLEELFEKVIKTYELKNTPKVYYSELVEEQVENLKKVVKECRFSKRFIAIRLLEDDEDVYKIVHEKVWFSDLLPVLKKAKDILRGEYDEEDTKTILFEERYALSKGMVTQIAKRPKKETLTEKIDKILIHPILGLPLFLLIMWAIFQATFSLGAIPMDYIGKGFESFANYIGSLLPSGIVKDAITQGVIPAVGAVVMFLPNILILFLGINLLEQTGYMARAAYVMDGVLKRFGLQGRAFIPLVTGFGCSVPAYMAARTLKNPKDRLITMLVIGFMSCGARLPVYVLLVSAFFPKEIQGNVMFAIYIGGALTGLVVAKVLRAVLFKGEPEPFVMELPKYRFPKLKSLLFDLWIKTKLYLQKAGTFIAVASLLIWVLSSFPRAEIIKKYENMPQTPQLQAKMHKEILENSYLARIGKLMEPITKPLDLGWREDVSLMAGLAAKENIVSTMAVLYGNGSSNSKTLIENIKKSLPFTAAVAMIIVIMFYSPCLAAMSTFWAEVPQWAWRLFYTVYPNVFAYFAALLAVSLIKLFGA; encoded by the coding sequence ATGAAAGAGATAAAAATAGCGCTTGTCGGTCAGCCGAATGTGGGAAAATCTCATTTGATAAACTCCATTTCGGGTGCGACTTTGCATGTCGGGAATTTCAGCGGCGTGACCGTCGAGAAAAAAGAAGTGGAATTCGAAAGGGGAGGCGTTAAGCTAAAACTGATAGACCTACCGGGGACATACTCTTTTCATGCTTATACTCCCGAAGAAGAGGTGACGAAGAAATTTTTGTTAAATGAAGAATATGACTTGATTTTAAACGTAGTGGATTCGAATCAGCTCGAAAAAAACCTCACTTTTACGTGGCAGCTTGCCGATTTGCAAAAACCGATGGTTGTCGCTTTTAATATGTATGACGAATTTGCAAGAGGCGGCGGAGAGATAGATACCGATAGATTTTATAAACTTACGAATATAATGGCTCAAAATGTCTCGGCAAAAGAGAATTTCGGGCTTGAAGAGCTTTTTGAAAAAGTAATAAAAACATACGAATTGAAAAACACTCCGAAAGTTTATTACAGCGAACTTGTCGAAGAGCAAGTGGAGAATTTGAAAAAGGTCGTTAAGGAGTGTAGATTTTCGAAAAGATTTATAGCAATAAGACTCCTTGAAGACGACGAAGACGTCTATAAAATAGTGCATGAAAAGGTGTGGTTTAGCGATCTTTTGCCTGTTTTGAAAAAAGCAAAAGACATTTTAAGAGGCGAATATGACGAAGAAGACACAAAAACGATACTTTTTGAAGAGAGATATGCTCTAAGCAAAGGAATGGTGACACAAATCGCAAAACGCCCTAAAAAAGAGACTTTGACCGAAAAAATAGATAAGATTTTGATTCATCCTATTTTGGGACTTCCTCTGTTTTTATTAATTATGTGGGCGATTTTTCAGGCGACTTTTAGTCTTGGTGCGATACCTATGGATTATATAGGAAAAGGTTTCGAGTCGTTTGCGAATTATATAGGCTCTTTGCTCCCGAGCGGTATCGTAAAAGACGCAATTACCCAAGGGGTTATACCGGCGGTGGGTGCCGTGGTGATGTTTTTACCGAATATTCTTATTTTGTTTTTGGGAATCAATCTTTTAGAACAAACCGGATATATGGCAAGAGCCGCGTATGTAATGGACGGAGTGCTCAAAAGATTCGGGCTTCAAGGAAGGGCTTTCATACCTTTGGTGACGGGATTTGGGTGTAGCGTACCGGCGTATATGGCCGCAAGAACGCTAAAAAACCCGAAAGACAGATTAATAACTATGCTTGTAATAGGCTTTATGAGTTGTGGGGCGAGACTGCCTGTTTATGTGTTGTTGGTGAGTGCGTTTTTCCCAAAAGAGATTCAAGGTAACGTAATGTTTGCCATTTATATAGGAGGAGCGCTCACCGGTCTTGTCGTGGCTAAAGTATTAAGAGCGGTACTCTTTAAAGGAGAGCCGGAACCTTTTGTTATGGAGCTTCCGAAATACAGATTTCCGAAGCTAAAATCCCTGCTTTTCGATTTATGGATAAAAACGAAACTTTATTTACAAAAAGCGGGTACTTTTATAGCGGTTGCATCGTTGCTTATTTGGGTTTTGAGTTCGTTTCCAAGAGCGGAAATTATCAAAAAATACGAAAATATGCCGCAAACCCCGCAGTTGCAGGCCAAAATGCATAAAGAGATACTTGAAAATTCGTATCTTGCGAGAATCGGAAAACTTATGGAGCCGATAACAAAACCGCTTGATTTGGGCTGGAGAGAAGACGTATCTTTAATGGCGGGGCTTGCAGCAAAAGAGAATATCGTATCGACTATGGCGGTACTTTACGGCAACGGAAGCAGCAATTCAAAAACATTAATAGAAAACATAAAAAAATCGCTTCCGTTTACGGCTGCTGTGGCTATGATTATCGTGATTATGTTTTATTCTCCGTGTCTTGCGGCTATGAGTACGTTTTGGGCTGAGGTGCCTCAGTGGGCTTGGAGACTTTTTTATACGGTCTATCCTAACGTATTCGCATATTTTGCAGCGCTTTTGGCTGTGAGTTTAATAAAATTATTCGGTGCCTAA
- a CDS encoding FeoA family protein has product MKLNELNIGDEAIVRKVFASEPLKSRLLSMGITKGEKIKVLKHTLAKNTFEVEVNRVPIALRSEEAALVEVEKI; this is encoded by the coding sequence GTGAAACTAAACGAGCTGAATATCGGAGATGAAGCTATTGTAAGAAAGGTGTTCGCAAGCGAGCCTTTAAAAAGCAGACTTTTATCTATGGGTATTACAAAAGGCGAAAAAATAAAAGTTTTAAAACATACTCTTGCAAAAAATACTTTCGAAGTGGAAGTGAATAGAGTGCCGATTGCTCTTAGAAGCGAAGAAGCGGCGCTTGTTGAAGTTGAGAAAATATAA
- a CDS encoding Uma2 family endonuclease: MCLVEYYTYDDYKKWEGDWELIRGCPVAMAPSPVISHQYLTTMFVVELNKIYQECEECMVLAEEDWIVEEDTVLRPDVSVVCNEQNEYITKAPEIVVEVVSKSTAKRDEKIKFDIYEKEMVKYYILAYPEFLKAKVYKNENGKFIKIGDFSNEKLKISDTSCEGEIDFDTIFKKLRSKK, from the coding sequence ATGTGCTTGGTCGAATATTATACCTACGACGATTATAAAAAATGGGAAGGCGATTGGGAGCTGATTCGCGGCTGTCCCGTAGCTATGGCTCCGAGTCCCGTAATATCTCATCAATATTTAACAACTATGTTTGTAGTGGAACTGAATAAAATATATCAAGAGTGCGAAGAGTGTATGGTTTTAGCGGAAGAAGATTGGATTGTAGAAGAGGATACGGTACTTAGACCGGATGTAAGCGTAGTATGCAACGAACAAAACGAATACATAACAAAAGCACCCGAAATCGTCGTAGAAGTAGTTAGTAAATCGACCGCAAAAAGAGATGAAAAAATCAAATTCGACATTTATGAAAAAGAGATGGTGAAATATTATATTTTGGCATATCCTGAATTTTTAAAAGCGAAAGTATATAAAAATGAAAACGGAAAATTCATAAAAATAGGCGACTTTTCAAATGAAAAGTTAAAAATTTCCGACACTTCATGCGAAGGTGAAATAGATTTTGATACGATTTTCAAAAAATTAAGGAGTAAAAAATGA
- the purT gene encoding formate-dependent phosphoribosylglycinamide formyltransferase, with the protein MILSTPLKSKSIKIMLLGSGELGKEVAIEANRLGCEVIAVDRYPNAPAMLVAQKSYVIDMKNKAQVLDVIRREKPDFVLPEIEAINIEALFEAEKEGIHVIPNAEAVNKTMNRKNIRVFAAEVLGLKTSKYEFVSTYEDLKAACDKLGYPVVVKPIMSSSGHGQSIVKNPEEVITAWEFAKADARGSADELIVEEFIDFDYEITMLTAKNDNEIVFCPPIGHIQSGGDYIFSWQEMEMSEIALKKSQEIAKKIVEGLGGRGIFGVELFVKGDEVYFSEVSPRPHDTGLVTLITQSQSEFALHIRAVLNLPLGFEFLTPGASAAFKADKDSYIPQFEIDPEVFSDKSRFIVFGKPEAHPGRRMGVLLVSDKTSKEALKRAKELIGKIKLF; encoded by the coding sequence ATGATTCTTTCAACCCCTCTAAAATCAAAATCAATAAAAATTATGCTTTTAGGCTCGGGTGAGCTTGGAAAAGAAGTGGCTATCGAAGCAAACCGCTTAGGATGTGAAGTAATAGCTGTGGATAGATATCCGAATGCTCCTGCTATGCTTGTGGCTCAAAAATCATACGTCATAGATATGAAAAACAAAGCTCAAGTACTTGATGTCATAAGACGCGAAAAGCCCGATTTCGTACTGCCTGAAATTGAAGCTATAAATATCGAAGCTCTTTTTGAAGCCGAAAAAGAAGGAATTCACGTAATACCGAATGCCGAAGCCGTAAATAAAACTATGAATAGAAAAAATATACGCGTATTCGCAGCCGAAGTTTTGGGACTTAAAACTTCAAAATACGAATTCGTCTCAACATACGAAGACTTAAAAGCGGCATGCGACAAACTCGGGTATCCCGTAGTCGTAAAACCTATTATGAGCTCTTCAGGACACGGACAAAGTATCGTAAAAAACCCCGAAGAAGTAATTACCGCTTGGGAATTCGCAAAAGCGGACGCCAGAGGAAGTGCGGATGAATTAATTGTAGAAGAGTTTATCGATTTTGATTATGAAATCACGATGCTAACGGCAAAAAACGATAATGAAATCGTATTTTGTCCGCCTATCGGACATATTCAAAGCGGAGGAGATTATATTTTCTCATGGCAAGAGATGGAAATGAGCGAAATCGCTTTAAAAAAATCTCAAGAAATCGCTAAAAAAATCGTCGAAGGTCTTGGAGGTAGAGGAATTTTCGGAGTCGAGCTGTTCGTAAAAGGAGATGAAGTTTATTTTAGTGAAGTATCCCCTCGTCCTCACGATACCGGACTTGTTACCTTAATCACTCAAAGCCAAAGCGAATTTGCTCTTCATATAAGAGCGGTACTAAACCTGCCTCTTGGATTTGAATTTTTAACTCCGGGAGCATCTGCTGCGTTTAAAGCCGACAAAGATTCTTATATCCCTCAATTCGAAATAGACCCTGAAGTTTTCAGTGATAAAAGCCGCTTTATAGTATTTGGAAAACCTGAAGCTCATCCGGGACGTAGAATGGGAGTGCTTTTGGTAAGTGACAAAACATCAAAAGAAGCTTTAAAAAGAGCAAAAGAGCTTATAGGAAAAATAAAACTTTTCTAA
- a CDS encoding P-II family nitrogen regulator: MKKVEAIIKPFKLDDVKEALFEAGVSGITVSEVKGHGRQQGHTELYRGAEYVVDFLPKIKIELVVKDDELEKVLEVIQESARTGKIGDGKIFVIPVEKAIRIRTGEEDEEAI, encoded by the coding sequence ATGAAAAAAGTAGAAGCTATTATCAAGCCTTTTAAACTTGATGATGTTAAAGAAGCGTTATTTGAAGCAGGTGTTAGCGGTATTACGGTTAGTGAAGTAAAAGGTCACGGAAGACAACAAGGTCACACGGAATTATACAGAGGTGCGGAGTATGTTGTGGATTTCTTACCTAAAATCAAAATCGAACTTGTCGTAAAAGACGACGAACTCGAAAAAGTACTCGAAGTTATTCAAGAAAGCGCAAGAACAGGAAAAATCGGGGACGGAAAAATTTTCGTAATTCCTGTAGAAAAAGCTATCAGAATCAGAACGGGCGAAGAAGACGAAGAAGCTATCTAA